The region GGCCGCGTCCTGGCCCCGCGACCCCTCCTGACGTCAAAGGGCCCGAACGGCTCTTACGTCACCCCCGCCAGTGATGTCACCTCTCGCTTGGTGCGGAGGGATTGCGGCCTCGGCCCGCAGCGTTGCCCACGAGTGGGACCCCCCGCTGCCGGGCCCGGGCCTCTGTGTGCCTCCAAGGGACCATTGTTTCCCGTGGGTTAACGGGCTCTCTCCTGGGAAAACCTTTGCCTCTCAGATACAGGGCCGGGGGCCGGGCGGAGCCCCTCGGAGCGGTGTGCGGGGCGGGGGTGTGCCGGCCCGCAGCCCCCCAAGGGGGTCGTGTTCTCCCGTGGGAAACCCCCGCTCTCTCCGCCCTCGGGCCCCACGTCTTGAGGAGGTTTGCAGGAACCTCTGCCCGTGTTGTGGCATTTCCGCGTCTGTTTGGGTTTGGGTGGGGGTTTTATTATTATCAATGATTACGATTATTTAAAGCCCGGCTCTTCACGCCGGCCCGAGGAGCGGAGCTGCCCAAACGAAGcgcgccgccggccccgccgccccggagATGCTCTGCATGTCCGTCCCCGGCTTGGCTTCTGCCAGGGTTGTGTCATTCGGGACGTTGTGTCGCCGTCCTGCCGCTATCGCGATTGTCATAGTTATTGCggctgttttttcccctgtttttgcGCGGCGGGAAGGAATTAAAACCCCGTCCAGCCCCATCCCAGCGAAACGCCGCCTCATCCCCCGCTCCGGGCAGGTCGAGCCGGGGGGAATAAATCAATCGATAAAGCCGAGATTTGCTGGAAATTAAAGCTCTATGTCTGGTGCGTGCCCCAAGCCCCTCCCCCAGGGAAAAGGGAAGCGGAGCGGGGGGAGCGCCCGCCCGAAGGGGTTCCCTCGATATCGAGGAAGGACTCCGAAATGGATGAAGAGATAGCCATTGAGTGCGGTTGAATACCATGACAACTAGGAACAACCTCAGATTTATTCCCAACAGTTAGGACACATTGAAAGAGGGCGTCAATCACGTATTATTTCgccactgaaataaatgcaaaaactGCACCGAGACAAAGGGTTCCAACAGAAGCCGGACATTTGTCTACATTGCGGACATTGTTTCCAGCTTAGCCATAGGGTTGTATTTGTGTTTGCGCGGGTCCGACCACCCAGGATGTGCTCAGGGGCtcgcttaaaaaaaaaaaagagggggggggaaggcaaaaaaaaaatccctgggCATTGTCAGCCACATCACATACTTTATGGGAGGCAGactgggggctgggggaggaaagatggggggagcggggagagagaggaggggaaggtGCGAATACATTGATCAGCAAACAGGAGGATGTCTGAGGGACCGTCTTGCTGCTCTTCCCACAACCAGCAGCCCTGTTCCCGCTCCTTCCTCCTGGAGAAGAAACTCGGTCAACTTTTAGTTCCCAGAAACAAAGGTGGTGGTGAGAAGCCCCTTTTCAAAATGTAGCCCCCCCGGCCCACACACCACCCGCATCTCCGCGCATAAGCCCGTCTCGGGCCGGGGTCCGGCTGCGCGGCTGCTCAGGGTTGGGAAGGGGCtttggggaaaggaaaaaaggaaagaaggaaaaaaaaggaaagggaaagggaaaaaaaaaaaaaaggaaagggaaagaagggaaagggaaagaaaggaaagggaaagaaaggaaaagaaaaagaaaagtaagggaaaggaaaggaaaggaaaggaaaggaaaggaaaggaaaggaaaggaaaggaaaggaaaggaaaggaaagggaaaagaaagaaacaaaaaaaaagaaaaggaaagaaaagaaaagaaaagaaaagagaagagaagaaaagaaaggaaaagaaaagaaaaaagaaaagaaaaaaagaaaagaaaagaaagaaaagaaaagaaaagaaaagaaaagaaaagaaaagaaaagaaaagaaaagaaaagaaagaaaaggaaggaaagaaaaggaaggaaaagaagaaaaaaagaaaagaaaaggaaaaggaaagggaaaggtcCGAGCTGTGCGCAGGGCCGAGGGTCCTCGGCGGGTgcaggaaaatgaaggaaagaagaaaattaaaattaaaattaaagttgGTGGCAGACAGatagagaaggaagaaatgggGAAGGAGGGCGGTGTCCAGCCCCTGGGAGCGGGAGCCTCCGCGGCCGCGCAGCCCTGCTCCGCTCCGCAGGGACCCGGGCATGCTGCGGGGCTCCGGTGTCGTCTGACACCGTGTGACACCTGGAGATCCGGCCTTCCAAAACGTCCGTTTGGAAAGCAACTCCTTCTTTAGCCCATTCCTCAGCCCATCCCTCCCCAggtcttgaaaataaaataatataaaataaaaaaaaaaaaaaaagtcatatttgAAAGTCCACTGGGCTCCAGCCCATTAAATTAACCAAACAGGCTGAGTTTTATTCTCTTGGAAGAAGAAGGCAAAATCAATGAGACCTCTTCAAataaagcgtgtgtgtgtgtcccccaaTAATCACGTCCCGGATCTCCCCGGGTCGTGCCTGACGATCGCGTTTTGCCAGTTCGGTTAATTTCGGAGCAAACTAGAATCAATTACTTGCTGTTTAATTTCCAGCGTTCATCCCTAAGCCTCAACCAAAATATTGACCTAGGCGGTTTAGATAAGTTGGTCTCTTGCCATCTGAGCCGCCTCTCGTTTCGGTCCCGCGCGGGGCTTGGAGCGCGTCCCCGCGCAACACCACGGCCCCCGGCTTTGCGTGGGCGCGCAGGCTGCGCGGGAGGGGTGGGACACGGCGCACGCAGCCTGTCTCGCTCCTTAGCGCTCCCCTCTCCATCATTagtgttttttcctccctgctttTCAAGGCAGTCGGTGGAAAACACACTTTGGAGTGTGCGGAAATATCGGGCTGGTGCGAGGCTCTTTGTATGTAAATAccgtgtttaaaaaaaaaaaggaaaatcacacCCTCCCTCTCTcgctgacacacacacacacgcacccgcGGAAGGGCCCTCCCCACGCCGGTAATTAACTGACACGTTATACCACTCATCACCAATGGTGGAAGCTCGGAGCTCGCCCAAAACCCGCAATTTCACATCTGCAAACACTGTCTTCATCCACTTGACTTCCAAGACCCGCCCACACGTGGCCAACCTTTCCCGGgtttcatgtcttttttttctccctcctctcgGCAGGTTCATGTGTGAGGACCAGCCTTATATGGACTGTTCGCTCCAGCAATGGCTCGTTTTTTTCAAGCAGCAGGAGCGGGTTCGGGGTGTTTAAGCAAGAAccagaagtgatttttttctttttctctttttttttctttttcttttttttttcttttttttttttttttttttttttttttttttttttggcgtgttttcccccttttccctgGAGTTACAAACTATTTCCGAAGCCAGCTGCTTCTCCCGCTCTCGGAATTTCCCCCGTGGCAGAGCAAGCCCGTAGAAACCAGCACCGCAGAGATCCGCCGCTGCGGCCCGGGGCCCCGTTTCTTCTTTCGCACAAAAACCCTTCgattatttttctataaatccagattattctgttttttccctcctccacGCGTGCCGCCGCCCCGCAGCCTCCTCCCCCGCTGCCGCGCGTGTGCTGCCGTCGCCGCTCACGCCGTGACACGGCGGATAGGAGAAAGCTGCTGCTCCAACTTTTCCTGCCTAAAATTTGGCCGGAACATGTCCCTGACCAACACAAAGACGGGCTTCTCGGTGAAGGACATTTTGGACCTCCCCGACACCAACGATGAGGACGGCTCCGCCGCGGAGGGCGGCGAGGAGGAGAGCGAGGCGCCGGAGCCGCCCAAGAAAGCGGGAGTTTTGggacaaacccccttggacactGTTCAGACGCTGCCTTTGAAGAACCCTTTCTATGATAATAGCGATAATCCCTACACGCGCTGGCTGGCGAGCGCCGAGGGCATCCAGTACTCCCGTGAGTACCGCGCCGCGCCGCGGGGACCGGGACGGGGCAGCgcccgcgggggcggcggggctggggggggaggATGCTACCGCTCGCCACGTCTGGCTGAGCCCCGATCGGTGTCTCCATCCGCGCCCCCTCGGCGGGGCAGAGCCCGCAGCCGGGCGGCGGGAAAGATGCGGGCGGGATGCGGGGGCGCGCATCGAGGACCCCCCCCGCCGCTAACGGGACTCTCCCCGCCGGTTCTCCGCAGTGCACGGGCTGacggggggcggcggcggccagGACCCCTCCGCCAAGTCCCCGGAGCCATCGGCCGACGAGTCGCCCGACAACGAGAAggaggcggcgggcggcggAGACgcggggaagaagaggaagaggagggtgcTCTTCTCCAAGGCGCAGACCTACGAGCTGGAGCGGCGGTTCCGGCAGCAGCGGTACCTGTCGGCGCCAGAGCGGGAGCACCTGGCCAGCCTGATCCGCCTCACCCCCACCCAGGTGAAGATCTGGTTCCAGAACCATCGCTACAAGATGAAGAGGGCCCGGGCCGAGAAAGGTATGGAAGTgactcctcttccctccccgcGGCGGGTGGCCGTGCCGGTCTTAGTCAGGGACGGCAAGCCCTGCCACACGCTCAAAGCTCAGGACTTGGCAGCCGCGACTTTCCAGACCGGAATCCCCTTCTCCGCCTATAGCGCCCAGTCTCTACAGCATATGCAATACAACGCCCAGTACAGCGCTACCAGCAACCCCCAGTACCCCACAGCACACCATTTGGTACAAGCGCAGCAATGGACTTGGTGAAGCCTGGAGGGgggcgcgcacacacacacacacacacacacacacacaaccacgacaacaaaccaacaaacaggaggaaaaacaaaaatgagagagagagagaaagagacagagacagactgagactccaaaaataaaatcaaaactgcGGGGGAAGGAATGGAGAGGGGAacgctattattattattattattgctattattattattattatgtttttttcgCTCTCCcgtttcttttctcctccatttTTTGGGGGGCTCGGTTTCATTgcggggggaggcgggggggaagggaggggaggtgTTTTTGTGCGTCATTGTTTACAGAAATTTTTGCGCCATTCAGAGTGGTCCTGTCTACCTACAACTAAAATAAAAGGGGGGGAGAGATCGTcagaattaaaagaataaagaatgaacccccccccgccctgctCCTGTGGTTTTGTGGGGATCGTGCGGCCGCCGTCACGCCGTGCGGGACCCCCGACACGGACATCTCGATTGCTTCCCCTTCCCGGGAAATTTTCGGCTGCCTGTAACCCCGACAACTATTATCGGGCTCATTTTTATATCTCGTTGTGATTATCGCTGCCGTCAGTAGCAGCCAGGGCTTGCAGTTTGTTTTGTCTTATTATTTGGGGTTTGAGCACAACTATTCCCGAGTAACCCcgagcagaggaaaaagaaacgcAGATTAAACCCTCTCTGCTCGCTGCCGCAGGAAAGAGGGTTCATTGTGTACAAGCCCAGGATTTCGatattttaataagaattttaattaaaaaaaccccactctcTGTTTcgaaaaacaaaacgaaaaagaagaaggaagcgGTTACAAAGACGAACCGTTTTTGTTTGACTCCTCGGTGCGGCCGGTGCCCGCGGCCGCCTCCCCGCATCCCCCGGCGGCGTTTGGGCCGCGCTCAGCCCGGCGTGGGGAGACACGGCCGAGCGGGGCCCCGCGGTCCCCCCGCCCGCCGACCCCCGTCCTCGCAACTTCTGTTTTTCGGGGGAAAGCGGCTTTTTTTCGGGGCAGTCGGGTTCAGCCCGGCTCCTCTGCAACACCCGGAGCTGGCGAAAAACGAGGAGGGGAGAGAATTATTTTACATCGCTGATTGTCCTCTTACACACCCTAgtgcccccccaccccttgcTGCTGAGGGCTGACGGCTGCGGAGTTTTGGGTACCGGCATCCTTTCAAtgcccccctccccgggctGGGGACCGTTTGTACGGGGAGGACCGCGGAAACTTCGGGTTCAGCCTTCGGGGATGCGCCGGCTGCTCGGGCAGTTCGGGGGAAAGGGTGAGCACCTGGgctgcccccccaaaaaaaagcgTGGGGGAtaagggagaagagagaagcgGTGCGGAGCTGAGGCAGGCTCAGCCGGGGGAGCGGCCGGGGTCGGGCGGGCGCGTTCCCGGCTCCTAGCGGGTTTGGGCAGAGCCGGGGCAGCTGCGCGCTCCTTCGCCCCCCCCGCCATTGTAGCGTGGTAAAggtgctttaaaaagaaaacaaaaatcccctctttgtgctttcttcctGCCGGGTGAGCCCTTATCCAAACCACCCGAGGCCGGGAAGCTGCGCGGCGGCGACGGCGCCGTAACCTGCCCCGCACCGGCGGAGCGGCCGCGGGGATTCCGCGGGATGGAGCCGCCTTTCCTCCGGCGGGCTCCGGACCCGACCCTCAGCTCCGAAGCACCCGGACATGTGCAGGTTTTTCCCTCTcagcacc is a window of Columba livia isolate bColLiv1 breed racing homer chromosome 3, bColLiv1.pat.W.v2, whole genome shotgun sequence DNA encoding:
- the NKX2-2 gene encoding homeobox protein Nkx-2.2; translated protein: MSLTNTKTGFSVKDILDLPDTNDEDGSAAEGGEEESEAPEPPKKAGVLGQTPLDTVQTLPLKNPFYDNSDNPYTRWLASAEGIQYSLHGLTGGGGGQDPSAKSPEPSADESPDNEKEAAGGGDAGKKRKRRVLFSKAQTYELERRFRQQRYLSAPEREHLASLIRLTPTQVKIWFQNHRYKMKRARAEKGMEVTPLPSPRRVAVPVLVRDGKPCHTLKAQDLAAATFQTGIPFSAYSAQSLQHMQYNAQYSATSNPQYPTAHHLVQAQQWTW